In Coccidioides posadasii str. Silveira chromosome 4, complete sequence, one genomic interval encodes:
- the PPM2 gene encoding tRNA methyltransferase ppm2 (EggNog:ENOG410PH6S~COG:O), whose translation MPRLRCPGSGQPDAKTDLEKGLVMGTNGSSIVSKRSVEQLYYPEPHFIRYFVKKRQRRSPLINRGYWLRMYAIEHTVKVFLERPSDRPKVIINFGCGFDPLPFQFLTHNPALCQNVRFIDVDYHKLMVEKRNTIHKTAALSSLIPDAEYPAEDDVVLLRSRKYIGIGCDLVELSELEKSLRFELGSPSDFSIFCTAEVSLTYMDVKSADALLQWASTLSDDTNFCLLEQYFPDGPGHPFSQTMMNHFQKLRTPLYSIHEYPSLRKQEQRFVDAGWKYANAKSLWELWSDSQFLNDLQRESLDKYEAFDEWEEFALFASHYFLLLASTKRSKNNGDSEEPTRETDTPVEQLRLVPQCPPRFNGQRRFGSIVPIKEHMVGLHGGLGLQTRLSSAQAYSESEVNHSIHDMPPTSIGARMCHSTTVFGEQCLITGGRASPTMPLGDCWLKSNGKWNQVDSLPIPCFRHSTVAVDLGQGSKHVLLYGGKSATGDTLGQFLLWSEQSGWNEINIIGRTPRARFGASLISIDNQTGIMFGGMSRGGVVLNDFWTWQISRSDEGDISLTLEELTEKLSTRMPLFRWLGRFGSTANLMGNKIIVSGGITVDGSVPQKYEIILLDISSLRSFMQDPLSHSGSILAPAGVAIDSDGPRPLLVGHSSFPVAERKVLIVGGGAVCFSFGTYWNGGTWLLQDATPNAVNEWLPVEPSIDSEQSPARTITATPQPVVTSADSLVTVSRVKIASPRDFRTIVDKSRPVILEGLDIGPCVESWTKEYLRNAVGHDRKVVVHDSRSEHMDFQTKNFTYVTKEFGTFLDEVHAGSRQYLRAISAQKPSEEPANLSTDFPGLKDDFRLPPELSLVSEQAHSSPLRISGPVILWLHYDVLANVLCQVRGEKKLILYPPWDVSKLGFAPGASSSSINVFQNTSDSQPTSPYGTTPHEAVMKPGDILFLPPLWLHTACPTAGVSVAVNVFFRSLVQGYAPGRDVYGNRDLHAYEKGRKDVEKIARSFDRLPSDVARFYLDRLADELRQRVTT comes from the exons ATGCCTCGGTTACGATGCCCAGGTTCCGGGCAGCCAGATGCCAAAACAGACTTGGAGAAAGGCCTGGTCATGGGT ACGAATGGAAGCAGTATTGTTTCGAAACGGAGTGTGGAACAGCTATACTATCCCGAGCCGCATTTTATTCGGTACTTCGTGAAGAAGCGCCAGCGGCGGTCGCCATTGATCAATCGAGGGTACTGGCTGCGTATGTATGCCATTGAACATACGGTGAAAGTGTTTCTTGAACGACCTTCCGATCGACCAAAGGTCATTATAAATTTCGGCTGCGGATT TGATCCATTGCCCTTTCAATTCCTCACCCATAATCCCGCACTATGCCAAAATGTCCGGTTTATCGATGTCGACTACCACAAGCTCATGGTCGAGAAACGAAACACGATACACAAAACCGCTGCACTTAGTAGCCTTATCCCAGATGCCGAGTATCCAGCCGAAGATGACGTCGTGCTCCTACGCAGCAGGAAGTACATCGGCATTGGTTGCGACCTGGTCGAGCTCTCAGAATTGGAAAAGTCGCTGAGGTTTGAACTCGGCTCTCCTAGTGATTTCTCTATATTTTGCACCGCTGAAGTGTCTCTGACTTACATGGATGTCAAATCTGCAGATGCCCTCCTTCAGTGGGCATCGACACTAAGCGATG ACACGAATTTCTGTCTACTCGAGCAATATTTCCCCGATGGACCTGGGCACCCTTTCTCGCAGACGATGATGAATCATTTCCAGAAACTAAGAACTCCTCTGTACTCCATCCACGAGTATCCTTCGCTACGAAAACAAGAACAACGTTTTGTTGATGCCGGCTGGAAATACGCAAATGCAAAGAGCTTATGGGAGCTATGGAGCGATTCCCAATTCTTGAACGATCTACAGAGGGAATCTCTCGACAAATACGAAGCCTTTGACGAATGGGAAGAATTCGCCCTTTTCGCATCCCATTATTTCCTACTTCTGGCCTCGACAAAACGTTCGAAAAATAATGGTGATTCTGAAGAGCCCACAAGAGAAACTGATACTCCTGTCGAACAATTAAGGCTGGTGCCCCAGTGCCCGCCCAGATTTAATGGTCAAAGGCGATTTGGGTCCATTGTTCCCATCAAGGAGCACATGGTTGGTTTGCACGGCGGATTGGGGCTCCAAACCCGCCTCTCATCAGCACAAGCTTATAGCGAATCTGAGGTAAACCACTCGATCCACGATATGCCCCCCACAAGTATCGGGGCGCGAATGTGTCATTCTACGACCGTTTTTGGCGAACAATGCCTCATTACGGGTGGAAGAGCCTCGCCAACCATGCCATTAGGCGATTGCTGGCTAAAGTCAAATGGTAAATGGAACCAGGTTGATAGTCTTCCGATTCCGTGCTTCCGGCATTCTACAGTTGCTGTTGACCTCGGCCAAGGTAGCAAGCATGTTCTACTCTACGGAGGCAAGTCAGCAACTGGCGATACCTTGGGGCAATTTCTCTTGTGGTCTGAACAAAGCGGATGGAATGAGATAAACATTATTGGCCGAACCCCAAGAGCGCGATTTGGCGCCTCGCTTATCAGTATTGACAACCAAACAGGGATTATGTTCGGCGGGATGTCACGGGGGGGCGTagtcctgaatgatttttGGACCTGGCAGATATCTAGATCCGACGAGGGTGATATCTCCCTCACGTTGGAAGAATTGACAGAAAAGCTTTCAACCAGAATGCCGTTGTTCAGGTGGTTGGGGAGATTCGGGTCAACAGCCAATCTGATGGGAAACAAAATTATCGTCAGCGGCGGAATAACTGTTGACGGCTCTGTTCCTCAAAAGTATGAGATCATACTTTTGGATATAAGCTCACTGCGGTCTTTTATGCAAGACCCGCTATCACATAGCGGCAGCATTTTGGCCCCAGCAGGCGTAGCAATCGATTCTGACGGCCCACGACCACTGCTTGTTGGTCATTCCTCGTTTCCTGTAGCAGAGCGCAAAGTTCTGATAGTCGGTGGCGGGGCAGTATGCTTCTCCTTCGGAACTTACTGGAATGGAGGAACATGGCTTCTGCAAGACGCAACACCGAATGCGGTTAATGAATGGCTTCCAGTTGAGCCATCCATCGATTCAGAGCAAAGTCCAGCACGAACAATAACAGCGACGCCACAGCCCGTTGTGACTAGTGCAGATTCACTTGTTACAGTCTCGCGGGTAAAGATAGCCAGTCCTCGAGATTTTCGAACGATTGTTGACAAGTCGAGGCCTGTGATCCTAGAAGGGCTCGATATCGGGCCATGCGTGGAGTCATGGACTAAGGAATATCTCAGAAACGCAGTTGGACATGACCGGAAG GTCGTTGTTCATGATTCGCGTTCGGAGCATATGGATTTTCAGACAAAAAACTTCACGTATGTGACAAAGGAATTTGGAACTTTCTTGGATGAAGTGCATGCGGGTTCTCGACAATACCTGCGAGCGATTTCAGCTCAGAAGCCTTCCGAAGAGCCTGCCAACCTTTCGACGGATTTTCCTGGCCTTAAGGACGACTTCAGACTGCCACCCGAGCTGTCATTGGTTTCGGAACAGGCTCATAGCTCTCCACTAAGGATATCGGGGCCAGTGATCTTATGGCTGCACTACGAT GTTCTTGCCAATGTTCTCTGCCAAGTGCGAGGcgagaagaagctgatcttgTATCCCCCATGGGACGTTTCGAAACTAGGATTCGCCCCCGGCGCGTCAAGCTCCTCGATCAACGTCTTCCAGAACACTTCAGATAGCCAGCCCACATCCCCGTACGGCACGACTCCGCACGAGGCAGTCATGAAACCTGGAGACATCCTCTTCCTCCCGCCACTCTGGCTCCACACAGCCTGCCCCACGGCCGGGGTCAGTGTGGCAGTCAACGTGTTTTTCCGCAGCCTCGTGCAGGGCTACGCACCCGGGCGGGATGTGTACGGCAACCGCGATCTACACGCCTACGAGAAAGGGCGCAAGGATGTGGAGAAGATTGCTCGTTCATTTGATCGGCTGCCCAGCGATGTTGCCCGGTTTTATCTTGATCGGCTAGCCGACGAGCTCAGGCAGAGGGTGACCACGTGA
- the PPS1 gene encoding tyrosine/serine/threonine protein phosphatase pps1 (EggNog:ENOG410PIGU~COG:V~BUSCO:2971at33183) — translation MAMIVVQQHPVRHSSTPPPLPSALSLSGSAPRAQTPIPNKHLPVCPTGPPPASSKVPAPSISTTKPVKTFLYPPTKFPKVYDNPPVYTIDADQLAAALDEASTRALPEPNKVFPWLHGLHPDNQIQLAFFVPRRRTLRRIPKCLRSIVIVKVGGELASSRVKGAVAPGEIINGSTFPDPDPPVGFSVRNFQIQTAKIAPISDIIVYGEDGVRPAQVLSLAKEVSSAQEAWRHRFDPGEELRLVNTFVLSTPFHHLEQQHPELVAVRSDGQVNDGLMDFFRWERIEMCNMSHPSEISENVYLGFTPELSSNNWLEAGFDLMIEAHDVANIPDPRYLTKVTALLESGPQSIEFPSSGSLIASELSQVEVFDIIDTCRWIYHITHSQGSEQMQDQARVESDGDIQMITLGPRPKKVLIHCADGYTESSLLAIAYFMFAEGVPAHEAWLRLHCEKKRNFFAYPSDVTFLTTIQHQLLRESPAAKAAKLINQPDPGWMARLDGSLPSRILPYMYLGNLTHANNPELLKALGIRRILSIGEPVSWPETELMSWGSENLMMIDDVQDNGIDPLTKEFDRCLQFIEKGKLDGTAALVHCRVGVSRSATICIAEVMASLGLSFPRAYCYVRARRLNVIIQPHLRFVYELLKWDEHLQLKRNQPIRRELEWTTIAREIALMNKPYSRQ, via the exons ATGGCGATGATTGTGGTCCAGCAACATCCAGTTCGACACTCTTCGACTCCCCCTCCCCTTCCCTCCGCCCTCAGCCTCAGTGGTTCCGCACCGAGAGCCCAAACGCCGATACCAAATAAGCACCTCCCAGTTTGCCCCACAGGTCCACCTCCTGCAAGCTCCAAGGTCCCAGCTCCATCCATATCGACAACAAAGCCTGTGAAGACATTTCTCTATCCTCCCACCAAGTTCCCAAAGGTCTATGATAATCCTCCGGTCTACACCATCGACGCAGACCAATTGGCTGCGGCGCTCGACGAGGCGTCCACGCGAGCCCTACCGGAACCCAACAAAGTTTTTCCATGGCTGCACGGTTTACATCCAGACAACCAGATCCAATTGGCGTTCTTCGTCCCAAGGCGGAGGACCCTGCGACGTATACCGAAATGTTTGAGGAGTATAGTCATTGTCAAGGTGGGCGGAGAACTGGCCAGTTCAAGGGTCAAAGGGGCAGTGGCACCCGGTGAGATCATCAATGGCTCTACATTCCCCGACCCGGACCCGCCGGTCGGATTCTCGGTGCGAAATTTCCAGATTCAGACCGCCAAAATCGCTCCCATTTCGGACATTATCGTCTATGGAGAAGATGGTGTCAGGCCCGCCCAGGTGCTATCTTTGGCTAAAGAGGTCTCGTCAGCTCAGGAAGCATGGAGGCACAGGTTCGACCCTGGAGAGGAGCTCCGCCTCGTGAACACCTTTGTTCTATCAA CGCCCTTCCACCACCTTGAACAGCAACATCCTGAATTGGTGGCCGTTCGCTCCGATGGGCAGGTCAACGATGGGCTGATGGATTTCT TCCGCTGGGAGAGAATAGAGATGTGTAACATGTCTCACCCATCAGAAATATCGGAAAACGTTTACCTTGGCTTCACGCCGGAGCTCTCCTCAAATAATTGGCTGGAGGCAGGTTTTGATCTCATGATCGAGGCCCACGATGTTGCCAATATACCGGACCCCCGATATCTAACCAAAGTCACGGCTCTCCTTGAATCTGGGCCCCAGAGCATAGAATTTCCCTCATCTGGAAGTCTCATAGCATCGGAACTGAGCCAGGTTGAAGTGTTTGACATCATTGACACCTGCAGATGGATCTACCATATCACACACTCGCAGGGATCGGAGCAAATGCAAGACCAAGCAAGAGTCGAATCTGACGGAGATATTCAGATGATCACTCTGGGTCCTCGCCCTAAGAAAGTTTTGATCCATTGTGCTGATGGGTACACTGAGAGTTCCCTTCTAGCTATAGCATATTTCATGTTTGCCGAGGGTGTGCCGGCTCACGAAGCATGGCTAAGGCTACATTgtgagaagaagaggaactTTTTCGCGTATCCTTCGGATGTCACATTTTTGACAACTATACAGCACCAGTTATTGCGCGAAAGCCCTGCTGCGAAAGCGGCGAAGCTTATCAATCAGCCTGACCCTGGCTGGATGGCGCGGCTGGATGGCTCCCTTCCCAGTCGGATATTGCCGTATATGTATCTGGGTAACTTGACACATGCGAACAATCCTGAGTTGTTGAAAGCCTTGGGGATTAGACGGATACTGAGCATCGGAGAGCCGGTATCCTGGCCGGAAACGGAGCTTATGAGTTGGGGTTCAGAGAACCTAATGATGATAGACGACGTTCAAGACAACGGTATAGATCCCTTGACAAAGGAGTTTGATCGATGTTTGCAATTTATCG AGAAAGGAAAATTGGACGGCACTGCTGCCTTGGTCCATTGTCGTGTTGGCGTTTCGAGGTCGGCGACTATCTGCATTGCAGAGGTGATGGCGTCACTGGGGTTGTCCTTTCCCCGAGCATA CTGCTACGTTCGTGCTAGAAGATTAAACGTCATTATCCAACCACATCTGCGATTTGT CTACGAACTTCTTAAATGGGACGAGCATCTCCAGCTAAAACGTAACCAGCCCATCCGACGTGAGCTAGAATGGACGACGATTGCGCGTGAGATAGCTCTCATGAATAAGCCGTACTCGAGACAATAG
- the MLH1 gene encoding DNA mismatch repair protein (BUSCO:142357at4751~EggNog:ENOG410PH9T~COG:L~BUSCO:2307at33183), which translates to MDQDTMEIDGIQDHRGVKRTAADAGFPGPGPRKIQALDPDVVNKIAAGEIIVAPMHALKELIENSVDAGATAVEILVKDGGLKLLQITDNGHGIDSEDLPILCERFTTSKLKAFEDLSSIATYGFRGEALASISHIAHLTVTTKTAGSSCAWRAHYRDGKLVPAKPGQSAEPKPTAGRGGTQITVEDLFYNVPTRRRAFRSASEEYAKILDIVGRYAVHCNGVSFSCKKHGDSGVSVSTPVNSSTIDRIRQIHGSAVANELIPFDVEDSALGFRASGFASNANYHAKRTVILLFINHRSVESSGIRKAMEQTYSAFLPKGGHPFAYLNIEIEPHRVDVNVHPTKREVNFLNEDEIIELICNAVRTKLANVDSSRTFMTQTLLPGIHRSGTPPADTSSPRATIEGKVPLRTVAGSKRPYENNLVRTDVKMRKITSMFPVGTPEQGANQEGGSQSQHTHSYEASGRESVNIRLTSVKNLRAAVRSTMHNSLTDIFSSLTYVGLVDERRRIAAIQSGVKLYLVDYGMVCNEFFYQIGLTDFGNFGVINLESSPRLVDLLSLAAAVERDEHHRRIKAGEGGESNPSNAVNNGDPSNIDFSRVPEIIAAHLIEKREMLNEYFSLSISEDGSLLSIPLLLKNYMPSLAKLPRFLLRLGPYVDWTNEEACFRTFLRELAAFYTPEQLPTIPATPTPPIASLSADGSNTQGERPTQESLNAQHQSETQPSSTPPQKEDPSITRRRTQLAWMLEHILFPAIRSRLVATDDLVRGVVEVADLKGLYRVFERC; encoded by the exons ATGGATCAAGACACGATGGAAATTGATGGCATCCAGGACCATAGAGGAGTCAAGCGCACCGCCGCTGACGCTGGATTCCCAGGTCCAGGCCCGAGAAAGATCCAG GCTTTGGACCCGGATGTTGTTAACAAAATTGCTGCGGGAGAGATCATCGTTGCTCCCATGCATGCATTGAAAGAGTTGATCGAGAATTCTGTGGATGCTGGTGCTACAGCAGTGGAAATCCTGGTCAAGGATGGGGGTCTTAAGCTCCTTCAAATCACCGATAATGGCCACGGAATCGAT AGTGAGGATCTACCGATACTGTGCGAAAGATTTACTACGTCCAAGCTCAAGGCCTTTGAGGACTTGTCCAGCATAGCCACTTACGGTTTTCGGGGTGAGGCCTTGGCAAGTATCAGTCATATAGCCCATCTCACCGTGACCACCAAGACAGCTGGCTCTAGCTGCGCATGGAGAGCACATTATCGAGACGGTAAACTTGTGCCTGCGAAACCCGGGCAAAGTGCAGAGCCTAAACCCACAGCCGGGCGCGGCGGCACCCAGATAACG GTCGAGGACCTGTTCTACAATGTTCCAACCCGACGCCGTGCTTTCAGGTCCGCAAGTGAAGAATATGCGAAAATCCTTGACATCGTTGGACGCTACGCTGTCCACTGCAATGGAGTTTCATTTTCCTGCAAAAAACATGGAGACTCAGGGGTTAGCGTATCAACTCCAGTGAACTCAAGCACGATTGACCGCATAAGGCAAATTCATGGAAGTGCCGTGGCCAACGAGCTTATTCCTTTTGATGTAGAGGACTCGGCACTGGGTTTCCGTGCGTCAGGCTTCGCAAGCAATGCAAATTACCATGCTAAACGCACGGTTATTTTGTTGTTTATCAATCATCGGTCCGTGGAATCATCTGGAATACGGAAAGCCATGGAGCAAACGTATTCCGCTTTCCTGCCGAAAGGCGGGCACCCCTTTGCGTACCTAAATATCGAAATCGAGCCGCACAGAGTGGACGTCAACGTTCACCCCACAAAGCGAGAAGTTAACTTCCTAAACGAAGACGAAATAATTGAGCTGATCTGCAATGCGGTCAGGACGAAATTGGCGAATGTCGACTCCAGTCGCACTTTCATGACTCAAACATTACTTCCCGGCATACATCGGTCGGGCACTCCACCCGCCGATACCTCTTCACCGAGAGCTACGATAGAGGGAAAGGTACCACTCCGAACAGTAGCTGGGTCTAAAAGGCCCTACGAGAACAATCTCGTCAGAACAGACGTAAAGATGAGAAAAATTACGTCCATGTTCCCAGTCGGAACCCCGGAACAAGGTGCAAACCAAGAAGGGGGTTCTCAGTCGCAACATACCCATAGTTACGAAGCCAGCGGCCGTGAATCGGTTAACATTCGCCTCACGTCGGTAAAGAACCTGCGGGCTGCGGTACGATCGACGATGCATAATAGTTTGACAGACATCTTCTCTTCGCTGACTTATGTGGGGTTGGTGGATGAAAGACGCCGGATCGCAGCGATCCAGTCTGGGGTCAAGCTCTATCTTGTAGACTATGGAATGGTCTGCAATGAATTCTTCTATCAGATTGGATTAACTGATTTCGGGAATTTTGGGGTGATCAATCTCGAATCATCGCCACGTTTAGTAGACCTGCTCTCGCTTGCTGCCGCCGTCGAACGTGATGAGCACCACCGCCGCATCAAAGCAGGCGAGGGAGGAGAGTCCAATCCATCCAACGCTGTGAACAACGGGGACCCTAGCAATATTGACTTCAGTCGAGTTCCAGAGATAATCGCTGCCCATCTCATtgagaagagagaaatgCTCAACGAGTATTTCTCCCTCTCCATTTCGGAAGATGGTAGCCTGCTATCCATTCCCTTACTGCTAAAGAATTATATGCCTTCCCTAGCAAAGCTTCCACGATTCCTTCTCCGTCTCGGACCATACGTTGATTGGACAAACGAAGAGGCCTGTTTCCGGACATTTCTAAGAGAGCTGGCCGCATTCTATACTCCAGAACAATTACCCACCATCCCAGCCACCCCCACACCCCCCATCGCCAGCCTCAGCGCCGACGGTTCTAACACGCAGGGAGAGCGGCCAACACAGGAAAGCTTGAACGCCCAGCACCAGTCGGAAACTCAACCTAGTTCTACACCACCGCAAAAAGAGGACCCGTCTATCACCCGCCGACGAACCCAGTTGGCATGGATGCTGGAGCATATCCTCTTTCCGGCGATCAGATCTCGGCTAGTGGCGACAGATGATCTGGTAAGAGGGGTTGTGGAGGTTGCTGATCTCAAGGGCTTATACAGGGTTTTCGAAAGATGCTGA
- a CDS encoding uncharacterized protein (EggNog:ENOG410PI7Y~COG:S~TransMembrane:1 (i44-62o)~BUSCO:3896at33183), translating to MHLSRRIFLADEELGKKDDDHFRKPAQLRRPSLASCRLPRRRRFFAIIGIILCYFLLSHSPFRSLSGENDDSTGDTVDNGFYPTRNGIMRPNGPPNASDGKQSSHYFNGPIRFYSLARSLYSVHGFMRYRRQNKLVLFAAANLKCISDLLPLACEMSGHGLNQVHIALMGRDELSIEGIQEVNGYNESECPLIWHDARPDYGPWSTDARMEASVKSGLVHMLKILHPRAIITHEIRDEPFLVRGVKTRASQTGIAHIGLKGRASSFKWITKLDSRALAAWNRAQIEILVHAPPASSGSLLRLLKSLQKADYFGPAPGLTIELPFDVDPALTDFLGRFTWPPHTEGHQFTLRRRITRNTAAEEAAIRSIDAFYPRKPWYSHVLVLSPHAELAPSFYHFLKYSILKYKYSIMEAPAAYQLLGISLELPSFKPTDGAEFSPPTTETVSLAEHSHTLPVFLWQAPNSNAALYFGDKWIEFHSFLSNRFAPSLKTKQTTRPKSVLNRYPSWMEYMLEFIRARGYYLLYPAFAAEDDFSLATVHNELFQIPEEHASTEEAKPPELSQNEIHDPQATLIDDSSYDPRFESAEKAVSESLSMSNLLSAFPGHLPRLSSLSILSPSGAKNGPDDLINSTETYLKSFRLEVGGCDSEHDPPDLVPLSTNDLFCLEDDEK from the exons ATGCATCTCTCAAGGAGAATATTCCTTGCAGATGAAGAGCTCGGGAAAAAGGATGATGACCACTTTCGCAAACCTGCACAGCTCCGAAGGCCGTCTCTCGCATCATGCCGGCTTCCGCGCCGCCGACGATTCTTCGCGATCATCGGCATCATTCTTTGTTACTTCCTCCTCAGCCATTCACCTTTTCGAAGTCTTTCGGGCGAGAATGATGATTCTACTGGAGACACTGTTGATAATGGGTTCTATCCGACTCGCAATGGAATAATGCGTCCAAATGGCCCTCCAAACGCCTCGGATGGTAAACAGAGCAGTCACTATTTCAATGGCCCGATACGATTTTATTCGCTAGCTAGGTCGCTATACTCCGTCCATGGATTTATGAGATATCGTCGCCAGAATAAACTCGTCCTCTTCGCCGCTGCAAATCTGAAGTGTATCTCGGACCTTCTGCCGCTTGCTTGTGAAATGTCCGGACATGGGCTGAATCAGGTACATATCGCACTGATGGGTCGGGATGAGCTGTCAATTGAAGGAATTCAAGAAGTAAATGGCTATAATGAGTCAGAATGCCCATTGATTTGGCATG ATGCTCGTCCCGATTACGGCCCGTGGTCCACGGATGCGAGAATGGAAGCGAGTGTTAAATCCGGACTTGTTCATATGCTTAAAATCCTTCATCCCCGTGCCATAATCACGCATGAAATTCGAGACGAACCTTTCCTTGTGAGGGGAGTGAAAACGCGGGCATCGCAAACAGGTATAGCACATATAGGCCTTAAAGGCCGTGCCTCGAGCTTCAAATGGATTACAAAGCTGGATTCACGGGCTCTGGCAG CTTGGAATAGAGCCCAGATTGAGATCCTCGTTCATGCTCCACCCGCTTCGTCTGGATCTCTCTTACGACTCCTCAAATCCCTCCAAAAGGCGGATTACTTCGGCCCGGCACCTGGATTGACTATTGAATTACCTTTTGACGTTGATCCCGCATTGACAGACTTCCTTGGCAGGTTTACCTGGCCGCCACATACGGAAGGCCACCAATTTACCCTTCGCCGTCGCATTACGAGAAATACAGCTGCTGAAGAGGCGGCTATAAGAAGCATCGATGCATTTTACCCACGAAAACCTTGGTATTCTCACGTTTTGGTACTTTCCCCGCACGCAGAGCTAGCGCCATCATTTTACCATTTTCTCAAATATTCGATTTTAAAATACAAATATTCAATCATGGAAGCACCGGCTGCCTATCAGTTGTTAGGGATTTCGCTAGAGCTCCCTTCGTTTAAACCGACTGATGGGGCCGAGTTTTCGCCCCCAACTACGGAGACAGTGTCACTTGCGGAACACAGCCATACTTTGCCTGTTTTCCTTTGGCAGGCCCCCAATAGCAATGCTGCGCTCTACTTTGGGGACAAATGGATTGAGTTCCATTCTTTCCTTTCGAATCGATTTGCTCCGTCATtgaaaacaaaacaaacGACCCGCCCTAAGTCTGTTTTAAACAGATACCCCTCTTGGATGGAGTATATGCTGGAATTTATTCGAGCACGTGGctattatcttctctaccCGGCATTTGCCGCGGAAGATGATTTCTCTCTGGCTACTGTCCATAACGAGCTGTTCCAGATTCCGGAAGAGCACGCATCGACGGAAGAAGCAAAACCGCCTGAACTTAGCCAGAATGAAATCCACGACCCGCAAGCAACATTAATTGACGACTCAAGCTATGATCCTCGATTTGAGTCAGCTGAGAAGGCTGTGTCAGAATCTTTGTCTATGTCTAATTTACTTAGTGCATTTCCAGGGCACCTGCCACGTCTCTCATCCCTAAGTATCCTGTCGCCGTCTGGGGCCAAGAACGGACCCGACGACCTCATTAACTCCACTGAAACATATCTCAAAAGCTTCAGATTGGAGGTTGGAGGCTGCGATTCTGAGCATGACCCTCCTGATTTGGTTCCTCTGAGCACGAACGATCTGTTTTGCTTGGAAGACGACGAAAAATGA